In Vicingus serpentipes, the DNA window TGCGATAAATAATATAAAAGCAATAAAAAGTCCGATTGAATTACTAAATTTGAGTTAAACACATAGTGCGAATAAACGTACCGGTACGTTTATTCGGTTGTTAGGCGCAATGTAACAAAACTACTAACTTTTCGTCTTCCATTAACAAACCAATCAGAAAACTCAAATGCAAGAAAGTTTAACGGAACGAAAAAAAACTTGGAACACAATCTTTATTTTCCTAGCAATTGTTACAGTTATAAGTTCTCTATTCTATTATGCCATAGTTAATTTATATCCTTCACGAATATATATTGGAGGTTTAATGTGGTGTCCAGCAATAGCTACAATAATTACATTAAGAATAAAAGGACGATCTATTTCTTCCCTAAATTGGAATTGGGGAAATTGGAAATATATTCGATTATCTTATTTCATTCCAGCCGTATATAGCTTAATAACTTATATATTAATCTGGATTTTCGGATTTGGAGGTTTAGCTAATAAGGGAGTAATTTCTGATTGGGCTAAAGAACTTGGATTGGTTGGAATAGGAACTTTAAATACAACATCCTCAATAATTATAGCTATAATATTATTAGGAACTGTTGAAGTGATAAGAGCAGCAGCAACGACTTTAGGAGAAGAAATTGGGTGGAGAGGTTTCTTTATCTATGAATTAAAAAAGGTTCTTTCTTTTACTGGTGTTTCGGTTTTTAGTGGAATAATTTGGGCATCCTGGCATTGGCCATTAATTGTATATTATGGCGAAAATGTAATCTTGGAATTGACGACATTTTATGTTGTTATTGTATCAATGTCATTTATTATGACTTACTACACTTTTAAATCTAAAAGTCTATGGCCAGCAGTAATTTTTCACGCAGTAAGCAATGTGTATATTCAAAAAATATTACCTGAATTAACAATTAAAAATGAGGGAATGGAACATTGGCTTGGCGAAAACGGAATTATGTTTGCAATTGTGACTTGTGTTTTTGGAATTTACTTTTGGAGAAAAGCAATTAAAGAAAAATTGTAAATAAAAAACACAGCGCCTAACAAAGTATATAATTTATTGCTAGTTCTAGCTTACTTACGAAAACCCTCTCGGATTTTCTATTCAGTTTTTATTAACTAAATTAGGTGCTTAAACACGCAACAAACCATATACAAACCGTAGGCAATACATTTTCTTCGCTTTAAGCGAATTCAGATGGCTTAGCTTTTCAAAAACACATTTCATTCTTCAACGTGTTTTTTCAAGATTTACATCTTATCAGGAACAGTAATTCCTAATAAGTTCATTCCAGATTTTACAACTTTCCCAACTGTTTCGGCTAATTGTAAACGGAAAGCCAATTTGCTTTTATCCTCTTCTCTTAATATATCTACCGTTTGGTAAAAATTATTAAACTCTTTCACTAAATCGAAAATATAATTACACAACAAAGCCGGGCTATAATTTTTACCAGCTTCAGCAATAATTACGGGATAATCTTTTAAAGTTTTAATTAACCCTTGCTCTTTTTCGTTTATCTCAACATCAGTAAACGCTTTACTATATCCTAAATCATTAGCTTTTGCCAATAACGACTGAATTCGAGCATGAGCATACTGGATAAAAGGTCCTGTGTTTCCATTCAAGTCAATCGATTCTTTAGGGTCGAAAATCATTCCTTTTTTAGGGTCAACTTTTAACAAAAAGTATTTTAACCCACCTAAGCCAATCGATGCATATAAACTTTCTTTTTCCGCCTCATTCATTCCTTCTATATGACCTCGTTCTTGTGTCATTTCTTTAGCATCTGCAACTATCGATTCCATTAAATCATCTGCATCTACAACAGTTCCTTCACGAGATTTCATTTTACCTTCTGGCAAACTTATCATCCCATAAGACAAATGATAACATTCCTCAGCCCATTTGTATCCTAATTTTTTAAGAATTGCAAACAATACCTTAAAATGATGTTCTTGTTCATTACCTACAGTATAAATTAACCCATTTAAATCATTGTGATTTTTATAACGTTCAATAGCTGTACCAATATCTTGTGTCATATAAACTGAAGTTCCATCAGCACGAAGAACAAGTTTATCATCTAATTTATCGCTACTTAAATCACACCAAACCGAACCATCTTCTTTCTTATAAAAAATTCCTTTTGCTAGACCACTTTCTACTAAATCTTTTCCCAACAAATAAGTATCAGATTCGTAATATAACTCATCAAAATCAACTCCCATTGTTTTGTAGGTTACATCAAAACCTCCATACACCCAACTATTCATTTCTTTCCATAAAGCCACAACTTTTTCATCTCCTTGCTCCCATTTCAATAGCATTTCTTGGGCTTCTTTAAATATTGGAGCTTGCTTTTCAGCCTCTTCTTTTTCAATTCCTGAATTTACTAATTCATTAATTTCACTTTTGTAAGCTTTATCAAACTCCACATAATATTTTCCCACCAAATGATCTCCCTTCATTCCTGAACTTTCAGGAGTTTCTCCTTCTCCATACTTTTGCCAAGCAATCATACTCTTGCAAATATGAATTCCTCGGTCGTTTATAATTTGAGTTTTAAAAACTTGATGTCCGTTAGCTTTTAAAATATTTGCAACCGAAAAACCTAAAAATACATTACGTAAATGCCCCAGGTGTAAAGGTTTATTTGTGTTTGGCGAAGAATATTCTACCATATAAGTTTTACCCGAATTTTGAGCAAAACCAAAGTTTTCAGTAGTAGAAATGGTTTTAAATTCTTCTAACCAAAAGCTAGCAGATATAGAAAGATTTAAGAATCCTTTCACCACATTATAATCAGTAATGGCAGATATATTTTCTTTTAAATATACCCCTAAATCATCAGCAGTTTGTTCTGGCGATTTTTTAGATGCTCTCAAAAATGGAAATACCACAACTGTTAAATCTCCTTTAAAATCAGGTTTTGTTTTTTGTGGTTGCGCCTGATTTTCTTGTAAACTTTCACCATAAAGATGATGAATTCCTTCGACTACCTTTTGTGCTATTAAATTTTCCATTTTTTATTTAATATTTACTTCTTCAATTGTTTTAGTAATGTTTTCCAACACCTCAAAAGCTGTTTCTGCCATTACATTTCCTTTGTTATCTAAACATGGATTAACTTCAACTATTTCTACACAAGCAACTTTTCCACTTTTAATAACACCGTTTATTATTTGTTTTATTTCATGCTGATCAAATCCTTTTGAAACTGGTGTTCCCGTTCCTTTCGAAATTAAATCACAATCCATACTATCTACGTCAAACGAGATGTAAATTAAATCACAATGCTTTAACCTATCTAACGTTTCAGCTAAACAGACTTCCATTCCTCTATACCGAACCTCTTCAACTTTATAATTTTTAATGCCATTTTTTGCAATGGTATAATCTTCAGGTTCTTCAGTATCTCTTACTCCAAAATAAACTAAATCTTCATGTTTAATTTTTGGTGAAATTCCACCAATACTCTTCATAGCCTCCCAATTTTTATGGGTAGTTTCAGATACTTCATTTACTTTTCTATCCATATTATCATCAGCTAAAGCTGCTGCTAATGGCATACCATGAATATTACCAGATGGAGTGGTATGTGGAGAATGAATATCTGCATGTGCATCAATCCACACAACTCCAACCCTTTTATCTGGGTTAGCACACTTCACTCCACTAATAGAACCTAATGCGGATGAATGATCACCTGACAATACCAAAGGAAATTTCTCTTCTTTTAAACACAACTTAACTGCAATACTTAGTCGCTCACACACCTCAAGTACCTTACCTACTCTTAAAGCATATAAGGTCTCTTGTTTTTCATAAACTGCCTCATTAGCTGTTTCTAAATCAGAATACTCATAGCAATTAAAAAAATCGCTATTTGCATTTATTGCTGCTATTTCAATAGCATCAACACCTAAATCAGAACCTCTAGTTCCTGCACCTATGTCCGACCGGTTTTTTATTATGTTTATCTTCTTCATAGTTAAATATATCTAAAATTAACAATCCAACTCATTTACTTTTGTATTTTTACACCAAACTAAGTAAGTTAAATATTTATTATGAAAAACAAATACCAAGACTTAATCGAGCAAACCTTTGACTTTCCAAAAGATGGTTTCAAAGTAATTGACAGCGAATTATACTTTCACAACATCCCATTAATGGATATAATTAAGCAATATGGTACGCCTTTAAAATTAACTTACTTACCTAAAATTGCTCAACAAATAAACAATGCAAAAACAATGTTTAATGTTGCTATGGCAAAGGTAAATTATGATGCCAAATATACCTATTGTTATTGCACAAAAAGTTCTCATTTTTCATTTATTTTAGAAGAAGTACTAAAAAACGATGCTCATATCGAAACTTCTTCAGCATATGATATTGAAATAATAAAAGAATTACATGCTAACAAAAAAATTACTAAAAGTAACTTCATCATTAGCAATGGCTTTAAAAGAGAACCATACCTTAGTGGAGTACTTGACTTAATTCATGATGGATTTAATATAGTTCCAATCCTTGATAATAAAAGAGAATTAGATTACTACATTAGTAATTCTAACAAAAAAACTGAAATAAATATTGGAATTCGTATTGCTTCTGAAGAAGAACCTTCTTTTGAGTTTTACACTTCAAGATTAGGAATTCGCCACAAAGACATTCAAGAGTTTTACAAAACAAAAATAAAACCACTTGAAAATGTAAACCTTAAAATGTTGCACTTTTTCATTAATACAGGCATAAAAGACACCACCTATTATTGGACAGAATTATTAAAAGCATTAAATATTTATTGTGAATTAAAGAAAATATGCCCTGAATTAGACGGCCTTAACATTGGTGGTGGACTACCTTTTAAAAACTCTCTTGGATTTGAGTTTGAATATGAATACATGATTGAAGAAATTGTAGCTCAAATAAAGAGCTATTGCAACAGTAAAGGAGTTAAAGAACCTAACATATTTACAGAATTTGGCGGTTACACGGTTGCTGAAAGTGGAGTAAATATTTACTCAGTAATTGATGTGAAAGAGCAAAATGATACAGAAATGTGGTACATGGTAGACAACTCTTTTATAACCACTCTTCCTGATTCTTGGGCAATTAATCAGCGATATATTTTATTAGCAATAAATCATTGGGATGAAGAATTTCAACGTGCTAACGTAGGTGGAATGACATGCGACAGTCTAGATTATTACAATTCTGAAGCACATGTTAACCAAATATTTTTACCTAAAATTAAAAACACAACTGAAGAACCTCTTTATATTGCATTTTTTAATACTGGTGCTTATCAAGAAGCTTTAAGTGGTTACGGAGGAATAAAACATTGTTTAATTCCATCACCTAAACATGTTGTGGTAGATCTTGATGAAGATGGGGATTACACAACAAAACTATTTAGCAAAGAGCAAAGTGCTAAATCAATGTTAAAAATATTAGGCTATTAAACCCTAACCTTAACCTATTAAACTATAAATAATTACAATTAATCGAAACTTCTAAAAAGATTATAATATATTTGTGAATTACGCCTAAACTTTTGGCATTGAAAAAAATAATTTACTTTATAATCTTTTTTAGTTTTTCACTTCTATTTAATAGTTGTGGAGGAGACACTACCACTCAAGAAGAAGGCGAGATTGAATATAAAATTAGTTATCCCAAAATGGATAAAAAGAATTTTATGTTAGATTTTATGCCTAGAAAAATGGTTATGAAGTTTAAAGAGGATGTATACTCTACTAATCTTTCTGCTGGAATGGGTATGTTTAGATCAAGTTTTATTTGCGATCAAAACAACAACCAGTTTATTCAACAAGTAAAACTTATCAATAAAAAATATGCACTTCAACTTGATGGAGATGGAATTAAAAAATCGATTAGTAAAAACCCTTCATTTACTGTTGAACACACCACTGAAATAAAAAACATATTAGGCTATAATTGCAAAAAAGCTATTGTAACCGTAAACAATGAAAAGCAAGATGCATTTACTGTTTACTACACAGATAAAATTGGATTAAAGACTCCAAACTGGTGTAATGAATTTGCTGACATTGATGGTGTTATGTTAGAATACCAATACGAAAAATACGACGTATGTATGCGTTTTACCGCCTCTAAAATTGAATTTAAAGAAATTGATGATGCTGAATTTGAAATTTCTAAAGATTATAAATTAATTTCTGAACCAGAAATGGATAAAGAAATGAAAGAAATTTTTGAAAGTTTCAATTAGCAATTTAGCCTTCTTTTAAGACAATAATTATTCACAATTTATTGTTACTTAATATAAAACAATCTTTTACTTTACCCCCAATCAATTCAATACATTTGATTGAATTGTATATGCATATTATTAATGGCTAGAAATCAACTAAAAAAATCAACCGAACCGACTAAAGACAAAGAGACAAAAGACAAAAAAACAGCTTTTAAGCTTGGTTTTATTTCAAAAATAAAACCAACCATTACTGGCATTTTAAACAACGAAAAAGTAACTAAAATAACTGGATTGGTTTTTCTTGTTTTTTCTGTTTTTCTTTTATTAGCTCTTTCTGCTTATCTATTTACATGGAAAATTGATCAAGACAAACTAAATCATACTTGGAATGAGATTTTATTTAACTCTGAAATTCAAGTTGAAAACTGGCTTGGTAAATTAGGTGCATTGGTTTCTCATCAATTAATTTATGCTGGCTTTGGAATCTCTGCTTTCTTGTTGCCTTTTCTTACTTTTTTAATCGGTTTTAGAATTCTTTTCAAATCAAATTTATTACCTTTATCTAAATCATTTAGATACACCGTATTTTCTATGGTATGGCTATCTATTGCTTTTGGTTATGTATTTTCAAAAACGGCAATACTTGGAGGAGCTTTTGGATATCAAACAAATATTTGGATTGGAAGCATCATTGGTAATATTGGTGTTGGGCTAGTTTTGTTTTTAAGCTTACTCATTTTTTTAGTTTTCAACTTTAACATTTCCTTCGATATTCTTCCTAAAAAGGAAATAGCTGAAGAGAAAGATATTGAACCTTTTAAAGAGAATTCTCACAACATACCAGTTGAAAATGAAGAAGTTAATTTTGAAAAAGGTATTGATGAGGAAACAGAAACTCCTTTAATTTCTAAAGCAGAAGAACCTATAGAACTAACAACTGAATCTATTACAGATGAATTAGATATTAAAAATGAAGAATCCGAACCAAAAGATAGTATTATTTTAGATTCAACTCCTCCTATTGTTAAAACTGAAAGTACAAGTGATGAGATTGAATTTTCGGTTGAAGAAACAGAAAATGAAGATGAAGTTTTATCCGAATCTGAGCTAAACAAAAAAGTAGCTGAATTTGGAGAATATGACCCAACACTCGACTTATCGTCATACCAATTACCTTCTATTGATTTATTAAAAGATTTTGGAAACACTCAAAAAAGAGTAAGTCCAGAAGAATTAGAAGCAAATAAAAATAGAATTCTTGAAACATTAGGCAATTACAACATTAAGATAGCCAGCATAAAAGCTACTATAGGCCCAACTGTAACATTATATGAAATTGTTCCAGAGGCTGGTGTAAGAATTTCGAAAATTAAAAACTTAGAGGATGATATTGCCTTAAGTTTAGCTGCCCTTGGAATTCGTATTATAGCTCCTATTCCAGGAAAAGGAACAATTGGAATTGAAGTGCCTAATCAAAATCCAGAAGTTGTACCAATGCGAAATGTAATTGCTTCTGATAAGTTTCAAAACGCAAAAATGGAGCTACCTGTTGTAATGGGTAAAACTATTACAAATGAAACTTTTGTTTTTGACTTAGCTAAAATGCCTCACCTTTTAATGGCTGGAGCGACTGGACAAGGTAAGTCTGTTGGTTTAAATGCGGTACTTACTTCTTTGCTTTATAAAAAACATCCTGCTCAACTTAAATTTGTTTTGGTTGATCCTAAAAAAGTAGAACTTACTCTTTACAACAAAATCGAACGTCACTTTTTAGCGAAACTTCCAGACTCTGAAGATGCTATAATAACTGACAACCAAAAAGTTATTAATACATTAAACTCGTTATGTATTGAGATGGATCAGCGATATGAATTGTTAAAAAATGCAATGGTTAGAAACATTGTGGAATATAACGCCAAATTTATAGCTCGTAAATTAAATCCAAATGATGGCCATAAATTTTTACCATATATTGTTTTGGTTATTGATGAGTTTGCCGATTTAATAATGACTGCTGGTAAAGAAGTAGAAACTCCTATTGC includes these proteins:
- a CDS encoding CPBP family intramembrane glutamic endopeptidase; the encoded protein is MQESLTERKKTWNTIFIFLAIVTVISSLFYYAIVNLYPSRIYIGGLMWCPAIATIITLRIKGRSISSLNWNWGNWKYIRLSYFIPAVYSLITYILIWIFGFGGLANKGVISDWAKELGLVGIGTLNTTSSIIIAIILLGTVEVIRAAATTLGEEIGWRGFFIYELKKVLSFTGVSVFSGIIWASWHWPLIVYYGENVILELTTFYVVIVSMSFIMTYYTFKSKSLWPAVIFHAVSNVYIQKILPELTIKNEGMEHWLGENGIMFAIVTCVFGIYFWRKAIKEKL
- the argS gene encoding arginine--tRNA ligase, yielding MENLIAQKVVEGIHHLYGESLQENQAQPQKTKPDFKGDLTVVVFPFLRASKKSPEQTADDLGVYLKENISAITDYNVVKGFLNLSISASFWLEEFKTISTTENFGFAQNSGKTYMVEYSSPNTNKPLHLGHLRNVFLGFSVANILKANGHQVFKTQIINDRGIHICKSMIAWQKYGEGETPESSGMKGDHLVGKYYVEFDKAYKSEINELVNSGIEKEEAEKQAPIFKEAQEMLLKWEQGDEKVVALWKEMNSWVYGGFDVTYKTMGVDFDELYYESDTYLLGKDLVESGLAKGIFYKKEDGSVWCDLSSDKLDDKLVLRADGTSVYMTQDIGTAIERYKNHNDLNGLIYTVGNEQEHHFKVLFAILKKLGYKWAEECYHLSYGMISLPEGKMKSREGTVVDADDLMESIVADAKEMTQERGHIEGMNEAEKESLYASIGLGGLKYFLLKVDPKKGMIFDPKESIDLNGNTGPFIQYAHARIQSLLAKANDLGYSKAFTDVEINEKEQGLIKTLKDYPVIIAEAGKNYSPALLCNYIFDLVKEFNNFYQTVDILREEDKSKLAFRLQLAETVGKVVKSGMNLLGITVPDKM
- the rocF gene encoding arginase, which codes for MKKINIIKNRSDIGAGTRGSDLGVDAIEIAAINANSDFFNCYEYSDLETANEAVYEKQETLYALRVGKVLEVCERLSIAVKLCLKEEKFPLVLSGDHSSALGSISGVKCANPDKRVGVVWIDAHADIHSPHTTPSGNIHGMPLAAALADDNMDRKVNEVSETTHKNWEAMKSIGGISPKIKHEDLVYFGVRDTEEPEDYTIAKNGIKNYKVEEVRYRGMEVCLAETLDRLKHCDLIYISFDVDSMDCDLISKGTGTPVSKGFDQHEIKQIINGVIKSGKVACVEIVEVNPCLDNKGNVMAETAFEVLENITKTIEEVNIK
- a CDS encoding type III PLP-dependent enzyme domain-containing protein produces the protein MKNKYQDLIEQTFDFPKDGFKVIDSELYFHNIPLMDIIKQYGTPLKLTYLPKIAQQINNAKTMFNVAMAKVNYDAKYTYCYCTKSSHFSFILEEVLKNDAHIETSSAYDIEIIKELHANKKITKSNFIISNGFKREPYLSGVLDLIHDGFNIVPILDNKRELDYYISNSNKKTEINIGIRIASEEEPSFEFYTSRLGIRHKDIQEFYKTKIKPLENVNLKMLHFFINTGIKDTTYYWTELLKALNIYCELKKICPELDGLNIGGGLPFKNSLGFEFEYEYMIEEIVAQIKSYCNSKGVKEPNIFTEFGGYTVAESGVNIYSVIDVKEQNDTEMWYMVDNSFITTLPDSWAINQRYILLAINHWDEEFQRANVGGMTCDSLDYYNSEAHVNQIFLPKIKNTTEEPLYIAFFNTGAYQEALSGYGGIKHCLIPSPKHVVVDLDEDGDYTTKLFSKEQSAKSMLKILGY
- a CDS encoding FtsK/SpoIIIE family DNA translocase; protein product: MARNQLKKSTEPTKDKETKDKKTAFKLGFISKIKPTITGILNNEKVTKITGLVFLVFSVFLLLALSAYLFTWKIDQDKLNHTWNEILFNSEIQVENWLGKLGALVSHQLIYAGFGISAFLLPFLTFLIGFRILFKSNLLPLSKSFRYTVFSMVWLSIAFGYVFSKTAILGGAFGYQTNIWIGSIIGNIGVGLVLFLSLLIFLVFNFNISFDILPKKEIAEEKDIEPFKENSHNIPVENEEVNFEKGIDEETETPLISKAEEPIELTTESITDELDIKNEESEPKDSIILDSTPPIVKTESTSDEIEFSVEETENEDEVLSESELNKKVAEFGEYDPTLDLSSYQLPSIDLLKDFGNTQKRVSPEELEANKNRILETLGNYNIKIASIKATIGPTVTLYEIVPEAGVRISKIKNLEDDIALSLAALGIRIIAPIPGKGTIGIEVPNQNPEVVPMRNVIASDKFQNAKMELPVVMGKTITNETFVFDLAKMPHLLMAGATGQGKSVGLNAVLTSLLYKKHPAQLKFVLVDPKKVELTLYNKIERHFLAKLPDSEDAIITDNQKVINTLNSLCIEMDQRYELLKNAMVRNIVEYNAKFIARKLNPNDGHKFLPYIVLVIDEFADLIMTAGKEVETPIARLAQLARAIGIHLIIATQRPSANIITGIIKANFPGRIAFRVTSGIDSRTILDSSGADQLIGKGDMLFSQGNDLIRVQCAFVDTPEVERICEFIGNQRGYPEIFTLPEYVGESATGGSGTFDDEDKDALFDDAARMLVQHQQGSASLLQRKMKIGYNRAGRLIDQMEAAGIIGPFEGSKARQVLISDLDTLEQFLKDMNQ